A single genomic interval of Lacrimispora sphenoides JCM 1415 harbors:
- a CDS encoding DUF6669 family protein — protein MVDMKTVYQVQGKLSKDFVGQISYTVCLEETYEELDIEFSFGPRHFSPEDITPGLKQRLLAYCKEAYDLTLSSPKELEDAIYDQMKTEIHTLAMLNDDFIGCIHRQLTTRHMHFTPEEATEGCIPQASIEGVLKVTILAFSVLLDNTDYTLTVRVR, from the coding sequence ATGGTTGATATGAAAACGGTCTATCAGGTCCAGGGAAAACTGTCAAAAGATTTTGTCGGGCAGATTTCCTATACCGTCTGTCTGGAGGAAACCTATGAAGAACTGGATATCGAATTTTCCTTCGGGCCCAGGCACTTTTCTCCCGAAGATATAACGCCGGGATTGAAACAAAGGCTGCTTGCTTATTGTAAAGAAGCCTATGATTTAACCCTATCTTCCCCGAAAGAACTTGAGGATGCCATCTATGACCAGATGAAAACTGAGATTCATACCCTGGCAATGTTAAACGATGATTTCATCGGATGCATCCACCGGCAGCTGACCACCAGGCATATGCACTTTACTCCCGAAGAAGCTACAGAAGGCTGCATACCGCAGGCCTCCATTGAAGGCGTTTTAAAGGTTACAATTCTGGCTTTTTCCGTGCTCCTTGACAACACGGATTACACCCTGACTGTGCGGGTACGATAA
- a CDS encoding CehA/McbA family metallohydrolase has product MYKRLELHNHTNESDASCTCRELTELMADDQVDAFALTDHNTISGHKKIQAILEETHLPISFIPGMEYTTYYGHILCLNLKEYVPWENINKHKPELLFFAVRAKGALVGIAHPFSYGWPFAQGCRFVMTVTDYSCCDFIEIFNNPEPLHEVNEKAVMLWESLVLSGEKLSATCGMDLHGNGSFSGHYATYIQGEKDGDVSQELADAIHTQKTWVCKGPLLEIHRENGMIHFSLHQTKKTGYTPALPDDYIITLKSGSATLTCHVYDRIPVTEFGKDTIIIPKLYEKDVILENLVCVSPVIYL; this is encoded by the coding sequence ATGTATAAAAGACTGGAACTACACAATCATACCAACGAATCGGATGCTTCCTGTACCTGCCGTGAACTGACGGAGCTTATGGCAGATGATCAAGTGGATGCTTTTGCTCTCACCGATCACAATACCATATCCGGACATAAAAAAATTCAGGCAATTTTGGAAGAAACGCACCTGCCCATATCATTTATTCCGGGCATGGAATATACAACCTACTATGGGCACATTCTCTGCCTGAACTTAAAGGAGTATGTACCCTGGGAGAATATCAACAAACACAAACCGGAGCTGCTCTTTTTTGCTGTCCGCGCCAAAGGTGCACTGGTGGGTATCGCACATCCCTTTTCCTATGGATGGCCTTTTGCCCAGGGCTGCCGGTTTGTAATGACTGTTACTGACTATTCCTGCTGTGATTTTATCGAGATTTTCAATAATCCCGAACCCCTTCATGAGGTAAATGAAAAGGCTGTGATGCTCTGGGAATCTCTGGTGCTTTCCGGCGAAAAACTGTCTGCTACCTGCGGCATGGATCTGCATGGCAACGGCTCTTTTTCCGGACATTACGCCACCTACATTCAGGGTGAAAAAGACGGTGACGTAAGCCAGGAACTGGCTGATGCCATACATACGCAAAAAACCTGGGTATGCAAAGGTCCTTTGCTGGAAATCCATAGGGAGAACGGCATGATTCATTTTTCTCTACACCAGACAAAAAAAACGGGATACACTCCTGCCCTGCCGGATGATTATATCATCACTCTGAAATCTGGTTCAGCCACCTTAACCTGCCATGTGTATGACCGGATTCCGGTAACTGAATTCGGAAAGGATACCATAATTATTCCAAAGCTTTACGAAAAAGATGTTATTTTAGAAAACCTGGTGTGTGTAAGTCCGGTAATTTACTTATGA
- a CDS encoding response regulator produces MRHNLLIVDDEELIRQGLRARLEYLKIDTHEIFEAANGMAALEAVENHPIDIVITDIRMPDMDGLTLIHEIKKLQKDMQFVVLSGYAEFSYAETAIRLGVKAYLLKPLSNEELKKTFKKLYQDMERDSKIISAMWRQTRMDREKQEYLQEKAINALLFDTSAETMDYKDLIEVCGINAGDCGRDVFMMLSVIHISGETYDNMKFRRMDCDLIRFSVRNVLLELESSCGKQIVNSLSDNNQLYAIFFMEDEKRLRNEVERIFLEMRSVLEKRMNIYLTLGVSRYTLLLGRKSASEALGALKQRIIYGDSNLYFYEDTGIFSEQKFPVSQIHLLDSYLEKNEIHKIKNLLQEIFSEELMRKYGTPYLRIMWVRILNVILKHYDKKRKASSMEKLLMSFNLPDQIQSASEIQQRITDIIMECVRAEAVNDMNARSKIQMAVRYIQEHYSEDIAINDLAMSYGMSPNYFSSVFKAETSQSAVNYITELKVKKAQELLENSELSVVDIAKRTGYEDSQYFFRVFKKHTGMTPLGYREQNRI; encoded by the coding sequence ATGAGACATAATTTACTGATTGTAGATGATGAAGAATTAATACGCCAGGGATTGCGGGCACGGCTGGAGTATCTGAAAATTGATACTCATGAAATATTTGAAGCAGCAAATGGTATGGCAGCCTTGGAGGCTGTGGAAAATCATCCGATTGATATCGTGATTACGGATATAAGGATGCCGGACATGGACGGGCTCACCCTGATTCATGAAATTAAAAAGCTTCAAAAAGACATGCAGTTTGTAGTCTTGAGCGGTTATGCAGAGTTTTCTTATGCAGAAACTGCAATTCGCCTGGGAGTAAAAGCTTATCTGCTAAAGCCTCTGTCCAATGAAGAATTAAAAAAGACGTTTAAGAAGCTATATCAGGATATGGAGCGGGATTCCAAAATCATAAGCGCCATGTGGAGGCAGACGAGAATGGATCGGGAAAAGCAGGAATACCTTCAGGAAAAGGCAATCAATGCATTGCTTTTTGACACTTCAGCTGAAACCATGGATTATAAGGATTTAATCGAAGTCTGCGGAATAAATGCCGGTGACTGCGGCAGAGATGTGTTTATGATGCTGTCTGTTATTCATATCAGCGGGGAAACCTATGACAATATGAAGTTTCGCCGGATGGATTGTGATTTAATACGGTTTTCTGTTCGAAATGTTCTCCTTGAACTGGAATCTTCCTGCGGAAAACAGATTGTGAACAGCCTTTCTGACAATAATCAATTGTATGCAATCTTTTTTATGGAGGACGAAAAGAGGCTGAGGAATGAAGTGGAGCGTATTTTCCTTGAGATGAGGTCTGTTCTGGAAAAGAGGATGAATATTTATCTGACGTTAGGGGTGAGCAGATACACGCTTTTACTTGGTAGAAAGTCAGCTTCAGAAGCACTTGGAGCTTTGAAACAGAGAATCATTTATGGAGATTCCAATCTATACTTCTATGAGGATACCGGGATCTTCAGCGAACAGAAATTTCCGGTTTCTCAGATTCATCTGCTTGATTCCTATTTGGAGAAAAATGAAATTCATAAGATAAAAAATCTTTTGCAGGAAATTTTTTCGGAAGAACTGATGCGTAAGTATGGGACGCCTTATCTGAGAATTATGTGGGTGCGGATTTTAAACGTAATTCTTAAACATTATGATAAGAAAAGAAAGGCTTCCAGTATGGAAAAACTGTTGATGAGTTTTAATCTGCCGGATCAGATTCAGTCGGCTTCTGAAATCCAGCAGCGTATTACCGATATCATTATGGAGTGTGTCCGTGCAGAAGCTGTGAACGACATGAATGCCAGGAGCAAAATCCAGATGGCGGTCCGGTATATTCAGGAACATTACAGTGAAGATATCGCAATTAATGATTTAGCAATGAGCTATGGTATGAGTCCAAATTATTTTTCGTCTGTATTTAAAGCGGAGACCTCACAGTCTGCTGTGAATTATATTACGGAACTAAAAGTCAAAAAAGCACAGGAACTGCTTGAGAATTCGGAACTCAGCGTGGTGGATATCGCAAAGCGGACCGGATATGAAGACAGTCAGTATTTCTTCCGTGTATTCAAAAAACACACAGGTATGACTCCTCTTGGTTATCGGGAACAAAACAGGATATAA
- a CDS encoding sensor histidine kinase encodes MKLEWIHSKPIFIQLVAFSLLISLIPILIVGTFLFRMLENMVISEMEDYHAQITSQYTKNIEEKLEQYQKSLRFISNNTMILSTLADKSQNPYVRGEIISEEVTKSLLLEKNSEIRNCMVYSMVKENPVYGNRASMIEEAGREIWYPKEQSVDEGWFSYFVLGDKEPLLSIVKKVERLDTDSLTRTQLGIVKLDVYMTKLFAPAALSHDSNAAYDVIAYSGDSEILYSTNADTAPVLQAYLKNHDKENSKSGSIQEINTYVVEQKDLDSYGMKLLFLFNNKEILERRAEIQWLVLPLIGVLILIIIGCSYVYSRGFSSRIALLLQKFRTAETGDLTIQAPINGKDEIAELDHQFDHMLLKLDKLIKKNYIQQLENKENQLLNLQLQINPHFLYNTLETISSIAAVKQVFVVCDMCQRLGEIFRYSLGKDYGEIVTLEQELAHIKNYIFIQKIRYGNRFEVFYNIEVDDQKYYLPRFILQPIVENAIVHGLGELTSTGTFEIFAYEKDDMLCICIEDDGVGMDSQGVEALSAYINSTEPDKKKNKSIGIKNVNQRIKLFCGEQYGIIIKSHPYQGSRFTLRLPVVKGGEADET; translated from the coding sequence ATGAAATTGGAATGGATACATTCGAAGCCTATATTTATACAGCTGGTTGCTTTTTCTCTCCTGATCAGCCTGATACCGATATTGATTGTCGGTACTTTCTTGTTCAGAATGCTGGAAAATATGGTGATAAGTGAGATGGAAGACTACCATGCCCAAATCACTTCCCAGTATACGAAAAATATTGAGGAAAAGCTGGAACAATACCAGAAGAGTTTAAGATTTATCTCCAACAATACGATGATATTAAGCACATTGGCAGATAAAAGCCAAAACCCTTATGTCAGGGGAGAGATTATCAGCGAAGAGGTAACAAAATCTCTGCTGTTGGAAAAAAACAGCGAAATCAGAAACTGTATGGTTTACTCCATGGTTAAAGAGAATCCCGTTTATGGAAACAGGGCTTCTATGATAGAAGAGGCCGGCAGGGAAATATGGTATCCGAAAGAACAATCGGTAGATGAGGGGTGGTTTTCATACTTTGTCCTGGGGGATAAAGAGCCTCTATTATCCATAGTGAAAAAAGTAGAAAGACTGGACACGGATAGTCTTACCAGAACACAGCTGGGAATTGTAAAACTGGATGTTTACATGACAAAATTGTTTGCACCGGCCGCTTTAAGCCATGACAGCAATGCAGCCTATGATGTAATTGCATATAGCGGGGATTCGGAGATACTATATTCCACAAATGCAGATACTGCTCCGGTTTTACAGGCATATTTAAAGAACCATGACAAAGAAAACTCAAAGAGCGGTTCCATTCAGGAAATCAACACCTATGTGGTCGAGCAGAAAGACTTAGACAGCTACGGAATGAAGCTTTTGTTCCTTTTTAACAATAAGGAAATACTGGAAAGAAGAGCTGAAATCCAGTGGCTGGTGCTCCCGTTAATAGGTGTTCTGATCCTGATCATCATCGGCTGTTCGTATGTGTACAGCCGAGGTTTTTCCTCCCGGATTGCCCTTCTGCTTCAGAAGTTCCGCACAGCAGAAACCGGAGATCTGACCATACAGGCTCCTATTAATGGAAAAGATGAGATTGCAGAACTGGATCACCAGTTTGATCATATGCTGCTTAAGCTGGATAAACTAATCAAAAAGAATTATATCCAACAGCTGGAAAATAAGGAAAACCAGCTTTTGAATCTGCAGCTGCAGATTAATCCTCATTTTCTATATAATACCTTGGAGACGATCAGTTCTATTGCAGCAGTGAAGCAGGTATTCGTGGTTTGTGATATGTGTCAGAGGCTGGGGGAGATTTTCCGGTACAGCCTGGGAAAAGATTATGGTGAGATCGTAACACTGGAACAGGAGCTGGCCCATATTAAGAACTATATTTTTATTCAAAAAATCAGGTATGGAAATCGTTTTGAGGTTTTCTACAATATTGAGGTGGATGACCAGAAGTATTACCTTCCCAGGTTTATCTTGCAGCCGATTGTGGAAAATGCGATTGTTCATGGTTTGGGTGAACTGACCAGTACAGGAACTTTTGAAATCTTCGCTTATGAAAAAGATGATATGCTCTGCATCTGTATTGAGGATGATGGCGTGGGCATGGACAGTCAGGGTGTGGAAGCGTTAAGTGCATATATTAACAGCACCGAACCGGATAAAAAGAAAAATAAAAGCATAGGAATCAAGAATGTAAACCAGAGGATTAAATTGTTCTGTGGGGAGCAGTATGGAATAATCATAAAAAGTCATCCGTATCAGGGCAGCCGGTTTACACTTCGTCTTCCTGTAGTCAAAGGAGGTGAGGCGGATGAGACATAA
- a CDS encoding glycoside hydrolase family 125 protein, whose amino-acid sequence MQKMLEKTPDILLSRGAKLEDEYKKVYPELAPLVKQCFLNTMDTTVKRLDDESFFVITGDIPAMWLRDSAAQVKPYIKYAGMDRELCQIIKGIIRKQAEMVCIDPYANAFNESANGAGHKDDTKLNDSVWERKYEVDSLCAPVYLSWQFWKDTGEADIFDEKYLEMLHNILKVFTTEQHHETSEYFFRRSDCVETDTLPMEGKGNPVVYTGMTWSGFRPSDDRCVYGYLIPANMMAVTALTYAEEICRTVYQNEELARNCQKLLTEIREGIERYGVVHHEKYGDIYAYETDGMGHHILMDDANSPSLLAIPYLGCKDASDEIYRNTRRFILSEDNPYFYTGTYARGIGSPHTPKGFIWHIGLTMQALTSADRDEILECLRMIAATHAGLNYMHESFNPENPEEFTRDWFAWANSIFAELLDQLSIQGFWS is encoded by the coding sequence ATGCAAAAAATGTTAGAAAAAACACCGGATATTCTATTGTCAAGGGGAGCGAAGCTGGAGGATGAATATAAAAAGGTATATCCCGAACTGGCACCCTTAGTAAAACAATGCTTCTTAAATACGATGGATACCACTGTAAAAAGACTGGATGATGAAAGCTTTTTTGTAATCACCGGGGATATTCCGGCTATGTGGCTGCGTGATTCCGCAGCGCAGGTAAAACCCTATATAAAATATGCCGGTATGGACAGGGAGCTGTGTCAGATTATCAAAGGCATTATTCGAAAGCAAGCGGAGATGGTCTGTATCGATCCTTATGCGAATGCGTTTAATGAGAGCGCCAACGGTGCGGGACATAAAGATGATACAAAGTTAAATGACTCTGTATGGGAAAGAAAATATGAAGTGGATTCCTTATGTGCCCCTGTTTATCTTTCCTGGCAGTTTTGGAAAGATACAGGAGAGGCGGATATCTTTGACGAGAAGTATTTAGAGATGCTTCACAATATTTTAAAAGTATTTACTACGGAGCAGCACCATGAGACATCTGAGTACTTTTTCCGAAGAAGTGACTGCGTGGAAACCGATACACTTCCTATGGAGGGAAAAGGGAATCCGGTCGTCTATACAGGGATGACCTGGTCTGGATTTCGCCCTTCGGATGACCGGTGTGTCTATGGGTATCTGATTCCTGCAAATATGATGGCAGTGACCGCGCTTACCTATGCAGAGGAAATATGCAGAACGGTTTATCAGAATGAGGAACTGGCCAGGAACTGCCAAAAGCTCTTGACGGAAATCAGAGAGGGCATAGAGAGATATGGAGTTGTCCATCACGAAAAGTACGGTGATATCTATGCTTATGAAACAGACGGTATGGGACATCATATTCTGATGGATGACGCAAATTCCCCCAGTCTTCTGGCGATTCCTTATCTGGGCTGCAAAGATGCTTCGGATGAGATTTACAGGAATACCCGCAGATTCATCCTGTCAGAGGACAATCCTTATTTTTATACCGGTACATACGCCAGGGGCATTGGAAGCCCGCATACACCAAAAGGCTTTATCTGGCACATCGGATTAACGATGCAGGCACTTACTTCCGCTGACAGGGATGAGATACTGGAATGTCTGAGAATGATAGCGGCTACCCATGCCGGTCTAAACTATATGCATGAGTCCTTTAACCCAGAGAACCCGGAAGAGTTTACCAGGGACTGGTTTGCCTGGGCTAATTCAATATTTGCAGAACTGCTGGATCAATTATCAATTCAAGGGTTCTGGTCCTGA
- a CDS encoding ABC-F family ATP-binding cassette domain-containing protein: protein MSLLEINGLSHSFGDNLLYKNAELTLNKGEHIGIVGQNGTGKSTLIKICTEQVMPDAGRIIWQSNISVGYLGQYAEIDHSLTMKAFLKSAFSRLYEIEHEMGALYEMAANGDMRYLERAAKLQEELERHDFYSIDTHIEQVANGLGLLAIGLARPIEQMSGGQRAKVILAKLLLEKPDVLLLDEPTNFLDKEHISWLADYLSRLENAFMIVSHDFAFLDKITNRICDIDNDTITKYYGAYSEFLKKKTMLREDYIRQYSTQQKEIKKTEEFIRKNIAGRKSKMARGRQKQLDRMDKMEALAQKDIKPYFYFPELPLTNTEHLAVKHLAIGYHYPVLSDIDFSIKGGQKVVITGFNGIGKSTLLKTLVGQIPSLQGLYKYSEQVTIGYFEQDLSWSDETRTPIQIVSDSYPNLVIKDVRKKLARCGISSKHAMQSIGTLSGGEQAKVKMCLLTLTPCNFLIMDEPTNHLDVHAKDSLKTALMEFPGTVLLVSHEEAFYQDWAQKVIDIGKR, encoded by the coding sequence ATGAGCTTACTAGAAATTAACGGATTATCACATTCTTTTGGAGATAATCTACTTTACAAAAATGCAGAATTAACCCTCAACAAAGGCGAACATATTGGTATCGTTGGACAGAACGGAACTGGAAAAAGCACTTTGATTAAAATTTGCACCGAGCAGGTAATGCCGGACGCCGGACGAATTATCTGGCAGTCCAATATCTCTGTCGGTTATCTCGGCCAGTATGCGGAAATAGACCATAGCTTAACTATGAAAGCATTTTTGAAGTCAGCCTTTTCAAGACTATATGAGATTGAGCATGAAATGGGCGCATTATATGAGATGGCCGCAAACGGCGATATGAGATACTTGGAGCGTGCAGCTAAACTTCAGGAAGAACTTGAAAGGCATGATTTTTATTCGATCGATACACATATCGAACAAGTGGCAAACGGATTGGGATTGCTTGCAATTGGTCTTGCCCGTCCGATTGAGCAAATGAGCGGAGGTCAGCGTGCAAAGGTCATTTTAGCAAAATTACTTCTGGAAAAACCAGATGTCCTTTTGCTTGATGAACCTACAAACTTTTTGGATAAAGAACACATTTCATGGCTTGCCGATTATTTATCAAGATTGGAAAATGCTTTTATGATAGTGTCACATGACTTTGCCTTTTTAGATAAAATCACAAATCGTATTTGTGATATAGACAATGATACCATTACAAAATATTATGGCGCTTATTCTGAGTTTTTGAAAAAGAAAACTATGCTGCGTGAAGATTATATTAGGCAATATTCAACACAACAAAAAGAAATCAAAAAGACAGAGGAGTTTATAAGAAAAAATATTGCCGGGCGAAAATCAAAAATGGCAAGAGGCCGCCAGAAGCAGCTTGATCGCATGGATAAAATGGAAGCATTAGCGCAGAAGGATATAAAGCCCTATTTTTATTTTCCAGAATTACCTTTGACGAATACAGAGCATTTAGCAGTTAAACACTTAGCAATTGGCTACCATTACCCTGTATTATCTGATATTGATTTTAGCATAAAAGGCGGGCAAAAGGTAGTGATTACCGGGTTTAACGGAATAGGAAAGTCAACGCTATTAAAAACTCTGGTTGGGCAAATTCCGTCCTTGCAGGGTTTATATAAATACTCTGAGCAAGTAACTATTGGATATTTTGAACAGGATCTCTCATGGTCTGATGAAACAAGAACACCCATTCAGATTGTTTCAGATTCCTATCCGAATCTGGTAATAAAAGACGTTAGAAAAAAATTAGCCAGATGTGGTATTTCGAGCAAGCACGCGATGCAATCAATCGGGACATTAAGCGGCGGAGAACAGGCAAAAGTGAAAATGTGTCTATTGACATTAACACCATGCAATTTTCTGATTATGGACGAACCGACAAATCATTTAGACGTTCATGCAAAAGACTCCTTAAAAACAGCCTTGATGGAATTTCCGGGGACCGTTTTACTGGTTTCACATGAAGAAGCATTTTATCAGGATTGGGCACAAAAGGTCATTGATATAGGAAAACGGTAA
- the tnpA gene encoding IS200/IS605 family transposase — MDKNTLTHTTWNCKYHIVFAPKFRRKAIYGELREDIREIIKMLCERKGIEILEGELMPDHIHLLLNIPPKYSISEIMGYLKSKSTLIIFERHANLKYKYGSRKFWCRGYFVDTIGKNEKKIKEYIQNQMQEDLLYDQMSITEYIDPFTGEMVKKKK, encoded by the coding sequence ATGGATAAGAATACATTAACACATACAACTTGGAATTGCAAATATCATATAGTTTTTGCGCCTAAATTTAGAAGAAAGGCAATCTATGGAGAGTTGCGAGAAGACATCCGAGAAATTATTAAGATGTTATGTGAAAGAAAAGGGATAGAAATATTAGAGGGAGAGTTGATGCCAGACCACATTCATTTGCTGTTAAATATCCCACCGAAATATAGTATTTCAGAAATAATGGGATATCTAAAATCAAAAAGTACTCTTATCATATTTGAAAGACATGCTAATTTAAAATATAAATATGGAAGTAGAAAATTTTGGTGTAGAGGATATTTTGTGGATACAATAGGAAAAAATGAGAAGAAGATAAAAGAATATATTCAAAATCAGATGCAGGAAGATCTGCTGTATGATCAAATGAGTATAACGGAATATATTGATCCGTTTACCGGAGAAATGGTAAAAAAGAAAAAATGA
- a CDS encoding carbohydrate kinase family protein produces MEHVSGVGMVNVDILYSGIERIPNEGEEIYSKGFDIQLGGGIPATMINLARLGVPTELCTFLGDDMFSNYAKAQLEHYNTSYHNIYNGNGMPLAITSIITTQRDRTFISYRNHFTLNKEDQDRIYDKLKGAKIADMQLGYLEVYKRLKVDGTVLVFDVGWEDGMSLEKYSEYLKLADYFTPNQKEALEITKTKNLQDAADKLKEYFDQVIIKLDKNGCMLVEGDTTHIIPPLENIKAVDATGAGDAFLSGFIYGLYHDYDMKDAILFGNITGGLCVEGIGCLTRYVNETELLEIAEKHRKNIR; encoded by the coding sequence ATGGAGCACGTTTCAGGAGTCGGAATGGTTAATGTGGATATCCTTTATTCAGGAATTGAGAGAATTCCCAATGAAGGGGAAGAAATATATTCCAAGGGATTTGATATTCAGTTAGGTGGGGGAATTCCGGCAACTATGATTAACCTAGCACGCCTTGGAGTTCCTACTGAGCTATGTACTTTCTTAGGAGATGATATGTTTTCCAATTATGCAAAAGCCCAGTTAGAACACTATAATACATCATATCATAATATTTACAATGGAAACGGTATGCCCCTGGCCATAACCTCTATCATCACAACACAAAGGGATCGTACCTTTATCTCATATCGTAATCACTTTACACTTAATAAAGAAGATCAGGATAGGATATACGATAAACTAAAAGGTGCAAAAATAGCAGATATGCAACTGGGGTATTTAGAAGTATATAAGCGGTTAAAAGTGGATGGAACAGTACTGGTTTTTGATGTGGGCTGGGAGGACGGAATGTCTTTAGAAAAATATTCAGAGTATCTTAAGCTTGCAGATTACTTTACGCCAAATCAAAAAGAAGCGTTAGAGATTACGAAAACAAAGAATTTGCAGGATGCCGCGGATAAACTAAAAGAATATTTTGATCAGGTTATTATCAAACTTGACAAGAACGGTTGTATGCTTGTAGAAGGTGATACTACACATATCATTCCGCCGTTAGAGAATATTAAAGCGGTAGATGCTACAGGAGCAGGAGATGCATTTTTAAGCGGTTTCATTTATGGTTTATATCATGACTATGACATGAAAGATGCCATACTGTTTGGTAACATTACCGGCGGATTATGTGTAGAAGGGATTGGATGTTTAACGCGCTATGTAAATGAGACGGAATTATTAGAGATAGCAGAAAAACATCGTAAAAATATTAGGTGA
- a CDS encoding 6-phospho-beta-glucosidase, with amino-acid sequence MKITVIGGGGVRSMFLAKSLSQNAKRLGITDLVFMDNNEKKLNIYGKMAREVAKRIDPSLIFALTTDPVEAVTDADYVITTIRVGEDDMRVKDERIALSHDLLGQETTGAAGFSFAMRSVPALVKYCELIKEHAKKEVKVFNFTNPAGVVSQTLRDMGFDFTYGICDAPSGLLHSFAKLYGVSQDEITGECYGLNHLSFFKSIQLNGKEIMTDLLADDRVYESTDMRFFDKELALHLGCILNEYLYYFYYREEAIANILVAKVTRGEVIKDINLHMTEELSKMDIEGDFDNCLKVYEQWYDRRESAYMANETGIKSHKPPFKFDINEKDNGGYAGVALKYIEAELSGEPKDMILCVPNNGAIEGLKDTDVVEISCTITRDGYIPHKIEEPGELQMELIRRIKSYERLASSAIRNRDKKEAVDCLMLHPLVNSYSLARALMEQYLSINTEYIKGWK; translated from the coding sequence ATGAAGATTACAGTAATAGGCGGGGGAGGGGTTCGCTCAATGTTTCTTGCAAAGAGCCTGTCCCAAAATGCAAAAAGATTAGGAATCACTGATCTTGTTTTCATGGATAATAATGAGAAAAAATTAAATATTTATGGAAAGATGGCAAGAGAAGTTGCAAAAAGAATTGATCCTTCTCTTATATTTGCTCTCACAACCGATCCTGTGGAAGCAGTAACAGATGCCGACTATGTCATTACTACCATACGTGTTGGAGAAGATGACATGAGAGTTAAAGATGAAAGAATAGCCCTTTCCCATGATTTGTTAGGGCAGGAGACAACAGGTGCGGCAGGTTTCTCATTTGCAATGCGTTCCGTTCCTGCTTTGGTAAAATACTGTGAGCTAATAAAAGAACATGCAAAAAAAGAAGTAAAAGTATTTAATTTCACCAATCCAGCAGGAGTAGTTTCCCAGACATTAAGGGATATGGGATTTGATTTTACTTATGGAATCTGTGATGCACCTAGCGGTTTGCTGCATTCCTTTGCCAAACTGTACGGTGTCAGTCAGGATGAAATAACAGGAGAATGTTATGGACTTAATCATCTTTCCTTCTTTAAAAGCATTCAGTTAAATGGAAAAGAGATTATGACAGACCTGCTGGCAGATGACCGTGTTTATGAATCTACTGATATGCGGTTTTTTGATAAAGAATTAGCTTTACATTTGGGTTGTATCTTAAATGAATATTTATATTACTTTTACTACCGTGAGGAAGCCATAGCCAATATTCTTGTAGCAAAAGTAACCCGAGGTGAAGTGATTAAAGACATTAATCTACATATGACAGAAGAATTATCTAAGATGGATATAGAAGGTGACTTTGATAACTGTTTAAAAGTTTATGAACAATGGTATGACAGAAGAGAGAGCGCTTATATGGCTAATGAAACAGGGATTAAAAGCCATAAACCTCCTTTTAAGTTTGATATTAACGAGAAAGATAATGGTGGCTATGCTGGGGTTGCTTTAAAATACATTGAAGCAGAATTATCCGGAGAGCCAAAAGATATGATTCTTTGCGTTCCCAACAACGGGGCTATTGAAGGATTAAAGGATACGGATGTGGTCGAAATCAGCTGTACCATTACCAGAGATGGTTATATTCCTCACAAAATTGAAGAACCGGGTGAACTTCAAATGGAGCTGATAAGAAGAATAAAGTCTTATGAAAGACTGGCTTCTTCAGCCATTCGAAACCGGGATAAAAAAGAAGCAGTGGATTGTCTCATGCTGCATCCGCTGGTAAATTCTTATTCCCTGGCCAGGGCCTTAATGGAGCAATACCTAAGTATCAATACAGAATATATTAAGGGGTGGAAGTAG